Proteins from a single region of Gemmatimonadaceae bacterium:
- a CDS encoding DUF58 domain-containing protein — protein MESTRTRADLLDPAQVASLGRMEIVARWVVEGFLQGLHRSPRKGFSVEFAEYRGYQPGDDLRYIDWKVVARADKWMIKQFEEETNLRAAIVLDVSKSMDWKGTATGLTKLQYAEQIVAAVSLLLLRQKDAVGLVRYDDQLRSVIPPKARTIHWRRIIGALEEPGGGGDSQMGAALMHAGRMVSRPGIVILVSDMLVDPEDTLSGLKAVRAGGHDVTVLHVMDRSERELDVANEAIFADTETPLHVSATASEVRDAYRRTVDHAIQEWRDRLGALGCSYEVVFSDEPFGVPLRKAFAARQRLP, from the coding sequence ATGGAATCCACACGAACGCGCGCTGACCTACTCGACCCGGCTCAGGTGGCCTCACTCGGCCGCATGGAGATCGTGGCGCGTTGGGTGGTGGAAGGATTTCTCCAGGGTCTGCATCGGTCCCCGCGGAAGGGCTTTTCGGTCGAGTTCGCCGAGTATCGGGGGTACCAGCCCGGCGATGACCTGCGCTACATCGACTGGAAGGTCGTCGCCCGGGCCGACAAGTGGATGATCAAGCAGTTCGAGGAGGAGACCAACCTCCGGGCCGCAATCGTCCTCGACGTCAGCAAGTCCATGGACTGGAAGGGAACTGCCACGGGCCTGACCAAGCTCCAGTACGCCGAGCAGATCGTGGCTGCCGTTTCGTTGCTGCTGCTCAGGCAGAAGGATGCCGTGGGACTCGTGCGCTACGACGACCAGCTGCGCAGCGTGATCCCGCCCAAGGCGCGCACGATTCACTGGCGGCGCATCATCGGCGCGCTCGAAGAGCCCGGTGGTGGCGGCGACTCACAGATGGGTGCCGCCCTGATGCACGCCGGACGCATGGTGAGCCGGCCAGGAATCGTGATCCTCGTGAGCGACATGCTCGTCGACCCCGAAGACACGCTCAGTGGCCTCAAGGCCGTTCGCGCCGGGGGCCATGACGTGACGGTGCTGCACGTGATGGACCGCTCCGAGCGCGAACTCGACGTGGCCAACGAAGCGATCTTTGCCGACACGGAGACGCCCTTGCACGTGTCGGCCACCGCGTCCGAAGTACGAGACGCATATCGGCGGACCGTGGACCACGCCATCCAGGAGTGGCGCGATCGGTTGGGTGCGCTTGGATGTTCGTACGAGGTGGTCTTCAGCGACGAGCCGTTCGGCGTCCCGCTCCGCAAGGCCTTCGCCGCCCGCCAGCGCCTCCCGTGA
- a CDS encoding peptidylprolyl isomerase: MIKHLRVLGLAGLTILSACDGLKEALTAHVDVVARAGSQELAVQTMADMMGKSQVPVRREVAQSIADAWVNFHLLGEAAINADSLDDRKLIDEVMWPVITQARTQKFYKVLTDSWVADTTNLEQKYATGELLAARHILFSLPQGQESTGSDSTLKKAEGVLARTTSANFAAMAKQYGSDGTKDQGGDLGVFAPSMMVPDFAKAVSALKPGEIGPLVKTQFGYHIVRRSTYPEVAEAFKQQWVQRQRTVSESTYITGLENAAKITIEPTVAKTVKALAADPAAHEDDNTAVAKSTLGTFRASDVVRWLNGFPNPDQVRSQIAGAPDSVMQLLVRQLLRNELILKAADSAKVTVDSTERAEIYKSFAAIVQNAFAGLRITQSNLQDSAKTKAEREKIVPARIDGYFSRLVNGQEQFVEIPQPVVQALRKKYEWKVNAAGLDRAVQAAQAIRAKEDSAKAAAMPKSAVPMPGGQPDSTRK, from the coding sequence ATGATCAAACACCTCCGCGTTCTCGGCTTGGCCGGTCTGACGATTCTCTCGGCGTGCGATGGCCTCAAGGAGGCGCTGACCGCACACGTGGACGTCGTGGCCCGCGCGGGGTCACAGGAGCTGGCCGTGCAGACCATGGCCGACATGATGGGCAAGTCGCAGGTGCCCGTCCGTCGCGAAGTGGCGCAGAGCATCGCCGATGCATGGGTGAACTTCCACCTCCTCGGTGAAGCGGCGATCAACGCGGACTCGCTCGACGATCGCAAGCTGATCGATGAGGTGATGTGGCCGGTGATCACCCAGGCCCGCACGCAGAAGTTCTACAAGGTGCTCACCGATTCGTGGGTCGCCGACACCACCAACCTCGAGCAGAAGTACGCGACGGGTGAACTCCTCGCCGCGCGCCACATCCTGTTCTCGCTGCCGCAGGGGCAGGAGTCGACGGGCAGTGACTCCACGCTCAAGAAGGCCGAAGGCGTGCTCGCCCGCACCACGAGCGCCAACTTCGCGGCCATGGCCAAGCAGTACGGTTCCGACGGCACCAAGGACCAGGGCGGCGACCTCGGCGTCTTTGCTCCGTCGATGATGGTGCCTGATTTCGCGAAGGCCGTCAGCGCACTCAAGCCTGGCGAGATCGGGCCGCTGGTGAAGACGCAGTTTGGCTACCACATCGTGCGTCGCTCCACCTACCCGGAAGTCGCCGAGGCCTTCAAGCAGCAGTGGGTGCAGCGCCAGCGCACGGTCTCGGAGAGCACCTACATCACGGGACTCGAGAACGCGGCGAAGATCACGATCGAGCCCACGGTCGCCAAGACGGTGAAGGCCCTCGCCGCCGATCCCGCCGCGCACGAAGACGACAACACGGCGGTTGCCAAGTCGACGCTGGGAACCTTCAGGGCGAGTGACGTCGTGCGCTGGCTCAACGGCTTCCCCAATCCCGACCAGGTGCGTTCGCAGATCGCCGGCGCGCCGGACTCGGTCATGCAGCTCCTGGTCCGTCAGCTGCTCCGCAATGAACTGATCCTCAAGGCCGCCGACAGCGCCAAGGTCACCGTGGACTCCACGGAACGCGCCGAGATCTACAAGTCGTTTGCCGCGATCGTGCAGAATGCATTCGCCGGACTGCGCATCACCCAGAGCAACCTGCAGGATTCGGCAAAGACCAAGGCCGAACGCGAGAAGATCGTCCCGGCGCGCATCGACGGCTACTTCTCCAGGCTCGTCAACGGCCAGGAGCAGTTCGTGGAAATCCCGCAGCCGGTCGTGCAGGCGCTGCGCAAGAAGTACGAGTGGAAGGTCAACGCCGCCGGGCTCGATCGTGCGGTCCAGGCGGCGCAGGCCATCCGGGCGAAGGAAGACTCGGCCAAGGCCGCCGCGATGCCCAAGTCCGCGGTGCCGATGCCAGGCGGGCAGCCGGACTCGACCAGGAAGTAG
- a CDS encoding peptidylprolyl isomerase — protein MRTFTHALVALALAAGSAGAQDSASTALRIDVDRIVAVVGQTPILWSEVLEQVNIRRARGIQMPTDPAEQLKFARDVLGEMIDVEVMVQKARTDTSIVVTDADITENVEQRLKQLRGQFKSDQELAQALKGDGFGTVEEYRRWMMDQARRATMQQRLVQKLRQDGKMVTVGVSEAEITEAFEREKARLPKRPATVTFRQIVVPTTASEAAKKVARAKADSILKELLDGGDFEKIAKRESMDSASAVQGGDLGWNRRGAMVQAFDEMMFYLPPGQVSPLVETQFGFHIIRVDRVQPSERKARHILIKPTYNSTDVERARLRADSVLAQWKAGVPYDTLVARYHDIASDEARGVLEPFERSRLPESYQQAFTGKVNGDFVAPFPVEDRQRGVPKFVVAQLITASEEGDYTVQDLRNQIRDQLSEEKSMRRLLDALRKETFVGIMLDTDAKKVASP, from the coding sequence ATGCGGACTTTCACTCACGCCCTCGTAGCGCTCGCGCTGGCCGCCGGTTCGGCGGGCGCGCAGGATAGCGCATCCACGGCACTCCGGATCGACGTCGATCGCATCGTCGCGGTCGTCGGCCAGACGCCGATTCTGTGGAGCGAGGTGCTCGAGCAGGTGAACATCCGCCGCGCGCGCGGCATCCAGATGCCGACCGATCCCGCCGAGCAGCTCAAGTTCGCGCGCGATGTGCTCGGTGAAATGATCGATGTCGAGGTCATGGTGCAGAAAGCGCGCACCGACACCTCGATCGTCGTGACCGATGCCGATATCACCGAAAACGTCGAGCAGCGGCTCAAGCAGCTGCGCGGCCAGTTCAAGTCCGACCAGGAGCTCGCGCAGGCGCTCAAGGGCGACGGCTTCGGTACTGTCGAGGAGTACCGCCGCTGGATGATGGATCAGGCTCGGCGCGCGACGATGCAGCAGCGCCTCGTCCAGAAGCTGCGCCAGGACGGCAAGATGGTCACCGTGGGCGTCTCCGAAGCCGAGATCACCGAAGCGTTCGAGCGCGAGAAGGCGCGGCTCCCCAAGCGACCGGCCACGGTGACGTTCCGGCAGATCGTCGTCCCCACCACAGCCTCCGAGGCCGCAAAGAAGGTTGCGCGCGCCAAGGCTGACTCCATCCTCAAGGAACTGCTCGACGGCGGTGACTTTGAGAAGATCGCCAAGCGCGAGTCCATGGATTCGGCATCGGCGGTGCAGGGCGGTGACCTCGGCTGGAATCGCCGGGGCGCCATGGTGCAGGCCTTCGACGAAATGATGTTCTACCTGCCGCCGGGGCAGGTCAGTCCGCTCGTCGAGACGCAGTTCGGCTTTCACATCATTCGTGTGGACCGCGTCCAGCCATCGGAACGGAAGGCGCGCCACATCCTGATCAAGCCGACGTACAACTCCACCGATGTGGAGCGCGCGCGGCTCCGTGCGGATTCGGTGCTCGCGCAGTGGAAGGCCGGAGTGCCTTACGACACCCTCGTCGCCCGGTATCACGACATCGCCTCCGACGAGGCGCGCGGCGTGCTGGAGCCCTTCGAGCGCTCCCGCCTGCCGGAGTCGTACCAGCAGGCGTTCACCGGCAAGGTCAATGGCGATTTCGTGGCGCCGTTCCCCGTCGAGGACCGTCAGCGTGGCGTTCCCAAGTTTGTCGTCGCACAGCTGATCACCGCGTCCGAAGAGGGCGATTACACCGTGCAGGATCTGCGCAACCAGATCCGCGACCAGCTGAGCGAGGAAAAGTCCATGCGCCGGCTGCTGGACGCCCTCCGCAAGGAGACGTTCGTCGGCATCATGCTCGACACCGACGCCAAGAAGGTCGCGTCGCCCTAG
- a CDS encoding DUF4384 domain-containing protein — translation MSRLVRCVTLGALTLAARGDLGAQDSTVRAAAARWNYLLRQAGASEQGEPVVRVWLERSIFSAGEPVRVSYRVDQDAFVVVAQVDNQGNLSVLHPRSVGRSTFVRGGQDQLIRSARLGTRGTFVADARFGASGFVFAIASGAPLDLTSLTSRDFSAWVTGVPRGQPVARYIGDPYRVVQRFARVVLSDPDDWDFDIAFYSVDRPIYSTVNAFSYGTGCLDQIDAYDSWLTRPMGGAYYDQLGYGDEFGFRSACSRYRYLSCFMPLYGYGYGIPIFCDPYRRSQVAQTPTTPPLGPNGEDSTRVNPWVPDSVQRPNIEKGTPGPAGPPQTMALDPRRPLPTRSLRNDSEDLSFSIPARALRGRRTRDAGEDLTRAPRNQSGDGLIPMPGRPVPTMAGGQPIEWVRPPRAVERSEGFDRLPNRASLDRGRDRDRSSGGASTWNPPPRSNSPTFDREPIRSPGFSNPAGRSYDPPSFTPPPRPMTSGVDSRPMSMPAATSSPPPPPPQPAASTGGAKSADPPERKPPSGDKSP, via the coding sequence ATGAGTCGCCTGGTTCGTTGCGTCACGCTGGGAGCACTCACATTGGCCGCGCGCGGCGATCTCGGCGCGCAGGACAGCACGGTCCGCGCGGCCGCTGCCCGCTGGAACTACCTCCTTCGTCAGGCCGGTGCCTCCGAACAGGGCGAGCCGGTCGTCCGCGTGTGGCTCGAACGCTCGATCTTTTCGGCCGGGGAGCCGGTGCGCGTCTCGTATCGCGTCGATCAGGACGCGTTCGTGGTCGTGGCCCAGGTCGATAATCAGGGCAACCTGTCGGTCCTGCACCCCCGTTCGGTCGGACGCAGCACGTTCGTGCGGGGTGGCCAGGATCAGCTGATCCGAAGCGCCCGACTGGGGACACGCGGGACCTTCGTGGCCGACGCGCGCTTTGGCGCTTCCGGATTCGTCTTTGCAATCGCCTCGGGAGCGCCGCTCGATCTCACGAGTCTGACGAGCCGCGACTTCTCTGCGTGGGTCACGGGCGTGCCGAGGGGCCAGCCCGTGGCGCGCTACATCGGTGACCCCTATCGCGTCGTGCAGCGGTTCGCGCGCGTCGTGCTCTCGGATCCCGATGACTGGGACTTCGATATCGCGTTCTACTCCGTCGACCGCCCGATCTACAGCACGGTCAACGCATTTTCGTATGGAACGGGCTGCCTTGACCAGATTGACGCGTATGACTCGTGGCTCACGCGGCCGATGGGCGGCGCGTACTACGATCAGCTCGGGTACGGCGATGAGTTTGGGTTCCGCTCAGCCTGCAGTCGGTACCGGTACCTTTCCTGCTTCATGCCGCTGTACGGGTACGGCTATGGAATCCCGATTTTCTGCGATCCTTACCGTCGCTCGCAGGTTGCCCAGACCCCGACGACTCCCCCGCTGGGCCCAAACGGAGAAGACTCCACACGGGTGAATCCGTGGGTGCCGGACAGCGTCCAGCGGCCGAACATCGAGAAGGGCACGCCCGGGCCGGCTGGTCCTCCACAGACGATGGCCCTCGATCCACGACGTCCGCTGCCGACGCGGAGCCTGCGGAACGACAGCGAAGACCTGTCCTTCTCCATCCCGGCCAGGGCGCTGCGCGGTCGTCGCACGCGGGACGCAGGAGAAGATCTGACGCGGGCGCCGCGGAATCAGTCCGGCGACGGCTTGATCCCGATGCCGGGTCGACCGGTACCAACGATGGCAGGCGGTCAGCCGATCGAGTGGGTGCGTCCGCCACGCGCCGTGGAACGCTCGGAGGGCTTCGATCGACTCCCCAACCGCGCGAGTCTCGACCGGGGTCGCGATCGGGATCGGAGTTCTGGCGGTGCGTCCACCTGGAATCCGCCTCCTCGGTCGAACAGCCCGACCTTTGATCGCGAGCCCATTCGCTCGCCAGGCTTCAGCAATCCCGCGGGACGGTCGTACGACCCGCCGTCGTTCACGCCGCCACCACGCCCCATGACGTCCGGCGTGGATTCGCGACCGATGTCGATGCCGGCAGCGACCTCGTCACCACCGCCGCCACCACCGCAGCCCGCGGCGTCGACGGGTGGCGCCAAGTCCGCCGATCCTCCGGAGCGCAAGCCACCGAGCGGCGACAAGTCTCCGTAA
- a CDS encoding BatA and WFA domain-containing protein translates to MSFLQPLFLLLGVGAAVPLVLHLMRRRIHMRVDFPAVQYLARAERENIRQIRMRNLLLMVLRMLVVLLLALAAARPLGAFFGTSHVPTAMAIVLDNSLSTSAVVNGQPLLATLRAAARDAAQAATSSDRLWLVTADGQVVGGSRETVLAAIDKTDALAGRGDLATAVTRASGLVAGAGLGAQQVVVVTDGQATAWDAPVTVGGVSVSVLAAAPAAPANHAVVQAEARPARWTPGGSVVARTLGADSATYRIALGATRLASGTARAGEELTVHSSPRTQGWSAGVVELEPDELRGDDARHFAVWVGAAPLVRIDASAGAFARTAFDALVQSQRVAAGADVVIAAADVVDRLPALLIAPSDPRRVGTANRALERLGVPWRFGAGRRDETLARGERFEGVKVTSRMPLIAQSGAVADTLATAGGDAWVVAGEGYVLIGSPLDPSATDLPLRAGFVPWLGDIVAQRLAGETTALVEAAPAGPLRLPSGVTAVEASDGTSQPVAAMHAAPARPGVYFLMRGSQRVGALVVNPEGEESDLRRLAPAALRDRLQGRSVAVTSDVAQWRRSLFASGSRRPLQVPLIVLALLLLAAETFVVRRTEQQAGA, encoded by the coding sequence GTGAGTTTTCTTCAGCCGCTTTTCCTGCTGTTGGGTGTTGGTGCCGCGGTCCCGCTCGTGTTGCACCTCATGCGGCGTCGCATCCACATGCGTGTGGACTTTCCGGCCGTGCAGTACCTCGCACGCGCCGAGCGCGAGAACATCCGCCAGATCCGCATGCGCAACCTGCTGTTGATGGTGCTGCGCATGCTGGTCGTGCTGTTGCTCGCGCTGGCGGCGGCCCGACCCCTTGGCGCGTTCTTCGGGACGAGCCATGTGCCCACGGCCATGGCCATCGTGCTGGACAACTCGCTCAGCACGAGTGCAGTGGTGAACGGCCAGCCGTTGCTGGCCACCCTGCGTGCGGCGGCGCGCGATGCGGCGCAGGCAGCCACGAGTTCGGATCGTTTGTGGTTGGTGACCGCGGACGGACAGGTGGTGGGTGGCAGTCGCGAAACGGTGCTCGCCGCCATCGACAAGACCGATGCGCTGGCTGGTCGTGGCGACCTCGCGACCGCGGTGACGCGCGCGAGCGGACTGGTGGCCGGCGCGGGCCTGGGCGCGCAGCAGGTGGTGGTCGTTACGGACGGGCAGGCGACGGCGTGGGATGCGCCGGTCACGGTGGGTGGTGTCAGCGTGTCGGTGCTGGCCGCGGCGCCGGCGGCGCCAGCCAACCACGCGGTGGTGCAGGCGGAGGCGAGGCCGGCGCGCTGGACGCCGGGTGGGAGCGTGGTGGCGCGCACCCTGGGTGCCGACTCCGCGACCTACCGAATCGCGTTAGGCGCGACCCGCCTGGCGAGCGGCACGGCGCGGGCCGGCGAGGAACTCACGGTGCACAGCTCGCCCCGGACGCAGGGGTGGAGTGCCGGGGTGGTGGAACTGGAGCCCGACGAACTGCGCGGCGACGACGCCCGCCATTTCGCGGTTTGGGTCGGTGCGGCTCCCCTGGTGCGAATCGACGCATCGGCCGGCGCCTTTGCGCGGACGGCGTTCGACGCGCTCGTGCAGAGCCAGCGCGTGGCGGCTGGCGCCGACGTCGTCATCGCGGCGGCGGATGTCGTGGATCGACTCCCGGCACTCCTCATCGCGCCCTCGGACCCTCGCCGCGTCGGGACGGCCAATCGGGCCCTCGAGCGCCTCGGCGTGCCCTGGCGGTTTGGCGCCGGTCGGCGCGACGAAACGTTGGCGCGCGGTGAGCGCTTCGAGGGCGTGAAGGTCACGTCTCGCATGCCACTCATCGCGCAGTCGGGTGCGGTGGCCGATACGCTCGCCACCGCGGGTGGTGACGCGTGGGTCGTGGCCGGTGAGGGGTATGTGCTCATCGGCTCGCCACTCGATCCCTCGGCCACCGATCTCCCGCTGCGCGCGGGCTTCGTCCCGTGGCTCGGTGATATCGTCGCGCAGCGCCTCGCGGGCGAAACCACGGCGCTGGTGGAGGCGGCGCCCGCCGGACCGCTGCGACTGCCGAGCGGCGTCACGGCGGTCGAGGCAAGCGATGGCACGTCGCAGCCCGTTGCTGCGATGCACGCCGCCCCTGCACGCCCCGGCGTGTACTTCCTGATGCGCGGCAGCCAACGGGTTGGCGCGCTCGTCGTGAACCCCGAGGGTGAGGAATCCGACCTGCGCCGGCTCGCGCCCGCGGCGTTGCGCGATCGACTGCAGGGCCGCTCCGTCGCCGTGACATCGGACGTCGCACAGTGGCGGCGCTCGCTGTTTGCTTCGGGCTCCAGGCGTCCGCTGCAGGTGCCGCTGATCGTCCTCGCGCTCCTCCTTCTCGCCGCCGAAACGTTCGTCGTCAGACGCACCGAGCAACAGGCCGGCGCCTGA
- the mfd gene encoding transcription-repair coupling factor — MPLPLVLDAFERLAPFGRLMAEFPAAGERRPIAGLVGSTDAVLVAALAAHHPNRFFVVVADAVSEAERWLADLELLMDAAPVALYPAREGFGSEEPHAEIAGERVETLERVAQGGVRVLLTTARALLERTGLPTALGAARLELRQGDTRRVEDLATHLESIGFERVALLDDVAQFAIRGGIVDVYSYGMAEPVRLEFWGDEIVGLRHFDLGSQLSTRPTDVAVILPVDAPSVEQALGAERVSIAELFPPDTVLVLPDESHLSPELARTWDEAQHHADLARRRGDDVVVRESTFVAPGDLTARLSRFARLAVVDAARDAKAIVFPIRPPDNISRDVRLLRRVVRDGTPTVILCDNAGQAERLDELLNEDEWNPSPAALTIGVLNGGFVIPPGSRRVAASGGVALDDAGPVPGASGTAGLRVLTDHEIFRRDRRLRRARRYATGSVLETITQLKAGDYVVHLEHGVGIYRGIEQMFIRESTIEVAVIEYEGGDRLNVPLYRIDQIERYRSGVDVGDDAPPPRLHKLGGRRWAQQRDRTRIAIEAMTQELLELYARRKVAERPPHAADTAWQKQLESSFLFEDTPDQRKATEDVKRDLEGQRPMDRLLVGDVGYGKTEVAIRAAFKAVQSGRQVAVLVPTTILADQHYRTFTDRMADFPIKVAAMSRFQTAKEQAQVLAELKAGNIDIVIGTHRLLSDDVTFRALGLIVVDEEHRFGVKHKERLKQLKLETDVLTLTATPIPRTLHLSLAGLRDMTLMQTAPRDRSPVLTFVEPWDDGIMEEGIAREIDRGGQVFFVHNRIETIQAIADHIARVAPRARIAVGHGQMKEKDLEDVMHRFVSGEVDILVSTLIVESGLDVPNANTMYINRADTFGLAQLYQLRGRVGRSHRRAYCYLMVPDRVDEDAERRLKVLEHHTELGAGYRIALKDMELRGAGNLLGAEQSGHVHAVGFDLYLRMLEQTVRRVQLGELAPRAAPADISIDAPAFLPDDYVPSQEAKLDIYRRLGAAEHPEQVDAVRLELKDRFGPLPPPAANLLNSTTLRVAGGDLGIEGILVHGDEARVTFRDSVVPRLKSLSAAFGEVQFRAEVRRPHPLSLKLTRLGGSGIIDGLVRALQLMRPASRPIPQ; from the coding sequence ATGCCGCTGCCGCTGGTGCTGGATGCGTTCGAACGGCTGGCGCCGTTCGGTCGCCTGATGGCGGAATTTCCCGCCGCCGGAGAGCGCCGCCCCATCGCCGGGTTGGTCGGGTCTACCGATGCCGTGCTGGTGGCCGCGCTGGCGGCTCACCATCCCAATCGCTTCTTCGTGGTGGTCGCCGATGCGGTGAGCGAAGCCGAACGCTGGCTCGCGGACCTCGAGTTGCTCATGGATGCCGCCCCCGTGGCGCTATATCCGGCGCGCGAGGGATTCGGCAGCGAGGAGCCCCACGCCGAGATCGCCGGTGAACGCGTGGAGACGCTCGAACGGGTTGCGCAGGGTGGTGTGCGCGTGCTGCTCACCACGGCGCGCGCGCTGCTCGAGCGCACGGGGCTTCCCACCGCACTGGGCGCGGCGCGCCTCGAGTTGCGACAGGGCGACACGCGACGCGTCGAAGACCTCGCGACCCACCTCGAATCGATCGGGTTCGAACGCGTGGCCCTGCTCGACGACGTGGCGCAGTTCGCGATTCGCGGCGGGATCGTCGACGTGTACTCGTACGGGATGGCGGAGCCGGTGCGCCTGGAGTTCTGGGGCGACGAGATCGTGGGATTGCGCCACTTCGACCTCGGGTCGCAGCTCAGCACGCGACCGACCGATGTGGCCGTCATCCTTCCCGTCGACGCCCCGAGCGTCGAGCAGGCCCTGGGCGCCGAGCGCGTCTCCATTGCCGAGCTGTTCCCCCCGGACACGGTGCTCGTGCTGCCTGACGAGTCGCACCTGTCGCCGGAACTCGCGCGCACGTGGGACGAGGCGCAGCACCACGCGGATCTCGCCAGGCGTCGGGGCGATGACGTCGTCGTGCGCGAAAGCACCTTCGTGGCTCCCGGGGACCTGACCGCGCGTCTCTCGCGCTTTGCGCGACTGGCCGTGGTCGACGCCGCGCGTGACGCGAAGGCGATCGTGTTCCCGATCCGGCCGCCCGACAACATCTCGCGCGACGTGCGCCTGTTGCGCCGCGTGGTGCGCGACGGCACGCCCACCGTCATCCTGTGTGACAATGCGGGTCAGGCCGAGCGGCTCGATGAGCTGCTGAACGAGGATGAGTGGAACCCGTCGCCGGCGGCACTGACGATCGGTGTGCTCAACGGCGGGTTCGTGATTCCGCCCGGCAGCCGGCGCGTTGCGGCCTCGGGCGGCGTGGCGCTGGACGATGCCGGGCCGGTGCCCGGCGCCTCGGGCACCGCCGGCCTGCGCGTCCTCACCGATCACGAGATCTTCCGGCGCGACCGCCGGCTGCGGCGCGCGAGGCGATACGCCACCGGGTCCGTCCTCGAGACCATCACGCAGCTCAAGGCAGGCGACTACGTGGTCCACCTCGAACACGGCGTCGGGATCTATCGCGGCATCGAGCAGATGTTCATCCGCGAGAGCACCATCGAAGTAGCGGTGATCGAATACGAGGGCGGTGACCGCCTCAACGTGCCGCTGTATCGCATCGACCAGATCGAACGCTACCGCTCGGGTGTGGACGTCGGCGATGACGCCCCGCCACCCAGGCTGCACAAGCTCGGCGGCCGTCGCTGGGCACAGCAACGCGATCGCACGCGCATCGCGATCGAGGCGATGACGCAGGAACTGCTCGAACTGTACGCCCGCCGCAAGGTTGCCGAGCGGCCGCCCCATGCGGCGGATACCGCATGGCAAAAGCAGCTCGAGTCGTCGTTCCTGTTCGAGGACACGCCGGACCAGCGCAAGGCGACCGAAGACGTCAAGCGCGACCTCGAAGGGCAGCGACCGATGGACCGGCTGCTGGTCGGCGACGTGGGCTACGGCAAGACCGAGGTCGCCATCCGTGCCGCGTTCAAGGCGGTGCAGAGCGGGCGGCAGGTGGCCGTGCTCGTCCCGACGACGATCCTGGCTGACCAGCACTACCGCACGTTCACCGATCGCATGGCCGACTTCCCGATCAAGGTGGCGGCCATGAGCCGCTTCCAGACGGCGAAGGAGCAGGCGCAGGTGCTGGCCGAACTCAAGGCCGGCAACATCGACATCGTCATCGGCACGCACCGCCTGCTGTCCGATGACGTGACGTTCCGGGCGCTCGGCCTGATCGTCGTCGACGAGGAGCATCGGTTTGGCGTCAAGCACAAGGAACGGCTCAAGCAGCTCAAGCTGGAGACGGACGTGCTCACCCTCACGGCGACGCCGATCCCGCGCACGTTGCATCTGTCGCTCGCCGGTCTGCGCGACATGACGCTCATGCAGACGGCGCCGCGCGACCGTTCGCCGGTGCTCACGTTCGTCGAGCCATGGGACGACGGCATCATGGAAGAAGGCATCGCCCGCGAGATCGATCGCGGCGGCCAGGTGTTCTTCGTCCACAACCGCATCGAAACGATCCAGGCCATCGCCGACCACATCGCGCGGGTGGCGCCGCGGGCCCGCATCGCGGTCGGCCACGGCCAGATGAAGGAGAAGGATCTCGAAGACGTGATGCACCGCTTCGTCAGCGGCGAGGTCGACATCCTGGTGTCCACGCTCATCGTCGAATCCGGCCTCGACGTGCCGAACGCGAACACGATGTACATCAACCGCGCCGACACGTTCGGGCTGGCGCAACTCTACCAGCTGCGCGGGCGCGTGGGTCGTTCACACCGTCGGGCCTACTGCTATCTCATGGTTCCCGATCGCGTGGACGAAGATGCGGAGCGAAGGCTCAAGGTGCTGGAACACCACACCGAGCTGGGGGCCGGGTATCGCATCGCGCTCAAGGACATGGAACTGCGTGGAGCCGGCAACCTGCTGGGTGCCGAGCAGTCGGGGCACGTACACGCGGTCGGGTTCGACCTGTATCTGCGCATGCTCGAGCAGACCGTGCGTCGCGTCCAGCTGGGCGAACTCGCGCCCAGGGCCGCCCCTGCCGACATCTCGATCGACGCCCCGGCCTTTCTGCCGGACGACTACGTCCCGTCCCAGGAGGCCAAGCTCGACATCTATCGGCGGCTTGGGGCGGCGGAGCACCCGGAACAGGTCGACGCCGTCCGGTTGGAGCTCAAGGATCGGTTTGGCCCGCTCCCGCCACCGGCGGCCAACCTCTTGAACAGCACCACCCTGCGTGTGGCCGGCGGGGACCTTGGGATCGAGGGGATTCTGGTGCATGGTGACGAGGCCCGTGTTACCTTTCGCGACTCCGTGGTGCCGCGGCTCAAGTCGCTGTCGGCCGCCTTCGGGGAGGTGCAGTTCCGCGCCGAAGTCCGGCGTCCGCACCCGCTCTCGCTCAAGCTCACCCGGCTGGGTGGCTCGGGCATCATCGACGGACTCGTCCGCGCGTTGCAGCTCATGCGGCCGGCCTCACGACCCATTCCCCAATGA